A section of the Schistosoma haematobium chromosome ZW, whole genome shotgun sequence genome encodes:
- the MAN1A2_1 gene encoding Mannosyl-oligosaccharide 1,2-alpha-mannosidase IB, variant 3 (EggNog:ENOG410V66Z~COG:G~CAZy:GH47) encodes MDPNTKSWCGNEAGLSALGDSFYEYLLKEWIRTDHKDVKALELYKSSLESFLKVGLFHKSPQHNLLYVGNYKYGTISNSMDHLACFVGGMLSLGASDKNDPWFQRGIEITDTCRRSYDSASTGLGPEIFSFTDQSSAIAITQSHKVYLLRPETVESYFYLWRLTKDPKYRVWAWDVVQAIEKYARTNAGYSGLHDVYSTNSTLDDVQQSYFLAETLKYLYLIFSEDTLLPLDRWVFNSEAHPLPIQNKVKLTPG; translated from the exons ATGGATCCGAATACAAAATCATGGTGTGGTAATGAAGCTGGTCTCTCTGCATTAGGTGattcattttatgaatatttGCTAAAAGAATGGATTCGTACTGATCATAAAGATGTGAAAGCTCTTGAACTATACAAATCTAGTTTAGAATCATTCCTAAAAGTTGGTTTATTTCATAAAAGTCCTCAACATAATTTACTTTATGTTGGCAACTACAAGTATGGCACTATTTCCAATTCAATGGATCATCTGGCTTGTTTTGTTG GCGGTATGCTCTCTCTCGGTGCATCAGATAAAAATGATCCATGGTTTCAACGTGGTATTGAAATTACTGATACTTGTAGAAGAAGTTACGATAGTGCATCAACAGGTCTTGGTccagaaatattttcatttactgATCAGTCTTCTGCCATTGCGATTACTCAATCTCATAAAGTGTATCTTCTGCGACCAGAAACAGTGGAATCATATTTCTATTTATGGCGACTAACTAAAGATCCAAAGTATCGTGTTTGGGCATGGGATGTAGTTCAG GCTATTGAAAAGTATGCTCGTACAAATGCTGGCTATTCTGGTTTACATGACGTTTACTCTACTAACTCTACTTTAGATGATGTTCAGCAGTCATATTTCTTAGCAGAAACACTGAAATacctttatttaatattttcagaAGATACATTATTACCGCTTGATAGATGGGTGTTCAATTCTGAAGCGCATCCATTACCTATTCAAAATAAAGTCAAACTAACACCTGGCTAA